A window of Limosilactobacillus reuteri genomic DNA:
TGGAAAAGAAATTACATGGCGCCGATATTGTTATTGATAGTTTAAGAAAACACGGGGTTAATCTCGTCTTTGGTATTCCTGGAGCGAAGATTGATCGTTTGTTTGAAGGACTAGATGGTCAAGACAGTGAAGATGCACCTAAATTAATTGTTACCCGGCATGAGCAAAATGCGGCGTTTATGGCCCAAGCTTATGGTCGCTTAACCGGAAAAACAGGGGTCGCGATCACTACATCTGGCCCAGGAGTTGGTAATTTAGCAACTGGGATCATGACAGCTAACGCAGAAGGAGATCCAATGTTAGCGATTGGGGGACAAGTACAACGGAAAGATCTTCACCGTGCAACCCACCAAAGCACGCCTTCAACTGAAATTATGGCACCAATTACGCAATATAGCGCTGAAATTCAAGACCCTAATAATATTTCAGAAATTATGGCCAATGCATTTGAAGCAAGTCAAGATGCGCGTAAGGGAGCAACTTTCGTTAGCCTTCCACAAGACATTGATGATGCTGAGGTAACTGAAAAGCCATTGCCAATTTATGAAACACCTAAGATGGGTCCTGCTGATCCAAACGACTTACAAAAACTAGTCGAACTAATTAAAAATAGTAAAATGCCGGTTATTTTAGTTGGTCAACGGGGCGCGGATGAAGAGATTACGACTGCTCTCCGCAAATTATTAAGTGATTATTCATTGCCTGTTGTTGAAACATATCAAGCGGCTGGAGTGGTATCACGTGACTTAGAACAACAATCATACTTTGGTCGGATTGGTCTTTTTCGTAATCAAGCTGGGGATCAGCTCCTTCAACAAAGCGACCTTGTTATTGCTGTTGGTTATGATCCGATTGAATATGAACCGCGGAACTGGAACAAGGAGGGGAATCTGCAAATTGTAAACCTTGATACCTTGCCAGCTCAAATTGATAACCACTATACACCAATCATGCAACTAGTTGGTAATATTACTACAAGCTTAACTGAGCTTGATAAGTTACTAAAGGGGTATGAATATCCTGTTGCAGCCGCTGAGCAACTCGCTAAGTATAAGCAAGAACTTGACCAAGATAAAAGGATTCAAGTACCAGCAAGCAATGATGCCAGTCATCCGTTAGCGGTTGTGCATGCAATTCAAGAAAATGTTACTGATGATATGCACGTTGCGCTAGATGTGGGTTCCCACTATATCTGGATGGCACGACATTTCCGTTGCTACCAACCACGACACCTGTTAATTAGTAACGGGATGCAAACACTGGGAGTTGGCTTGCCATGGGCGATGGTTGCAGCGATGCTTTATCCCGAACATAAATCAGTGGCAGTTTGCGGGGATGGAGGCTTCCTCTTCTCTGGGGCGGAATTAGCGACAGCCGTCCAACACCATCTCAATGTTGTAACGATTGTATGGAATGATGGCGGTTATTACGACATGGTTAAGTTCCAGGAAGAGATGAAGTATTCGCAAGCAGCTGGTGTTAAATTTGGAAATGTTGATATCGTTAAGTATGCTGAGAGTTTTGGTGCAACTGGACTGCGAGTAAATAAGCCGGCTGACCTTACTAAGGTACTCAGTCAAGCGTTTAATATTGATGGCCCGGTTGTGGTAGATGTTCCAGTTGATTACAGTAACAATAAAGAATTAGCTGCCAACTTGATTGATTCACAACTTGGCTAAGAGGGGAACAAAGATTATGACAACATTATATGAACACGGAACGTTAGCTGCGTTGATGGCAGAAAATTTTGATGGCACAATTACTGTCGGTGATTTGTTAAAACATGGTTCGATGGGAATTGGGACTTTTACTGGATTAGACGGTGAGGTTGTTATCCTGAATAATGAAGTGTACCAGGCCGTTTCAAGTGGTCAAGTTAACCACATTACAGATATGGATGCTACAATGCCATTTGCTTCAGTCCATTTTCCTGCTGAACAACAGGATATAACATTAAGGAATGTAAACTTTGCTAAACTGAATAATGGTTTTGTTAAAGAACATGAGCTTGCTAATATTTTTGCATTCTTACAATTGAGTGGTGAGTTTGAGCACGTCAAAATTCGGATTGCTCCGAAACAAGAAAAACCATACCCGACTTTACTCGATGTCGCTCAACATCAACCTGAGTTTACGGCTGAAAATATTTCTGGGACCATTATCGGTTATTATGCACCAGAAATTTTTGGCACGATTACGGCAGCGGGCTGGCACCTTCATTTTATTAGCGATGATCGGCAATTTGCTGGGCATCTCCTGGCCTTTGATGCCCCAGAATTAACAGGTAGCTTTGAAATTTTTGATAACCTGGAACAACATCTGCCGATTCATAATAAAGAATTTCGGGCGAGTGAAGTTGATATGGCAACTTTACGTGATGGAATTACCAAATCGGAGGGTAATGCTGAATAGAAGGCTTAACTATCCATTTTTTCGAAGGTGGGACTGAAAACTCGCATGTGAGTTCAGTCTTATTTTTTTTACTCGTTTTATACGAACTATTTTTCAATTTTTACGTTTAAAGTTCGAATTTATATTGAATTACGGAAAACGATTTGCTATCCTTAAAGCAGATTTGAGGAGGCATTGTTATGAGTGATATTAGTGTTGTGATGGGCAGTAAATCAGATTGGCCAACTGTTAAAGAAACTTGTGATATTTTAGATAAATTTGGTGTTTCATATGAAAAGAATGTGATTTCTGCTCATCGAATGCCAAATGAAATGTTCGCGTTTGCGCAAAATGCGGTTGATAATGGGGTTAAAGTAATTATTGCGTGTGCCGGGGGAGCAGCCCATCTTCCAGGAATGATTGCAGCCAATACCCCCCTGCCAGTAATTGGGATCCCAGGACAGACGAAAGCTCTCGGTGGAATGGACTCGCTTTTATCAATTGTTCAAATGCCAGCGGGAATTCCGGTGGCAACCACTGCGATTGGAAAAGCAGGCGCTAAAAATGCAGCGTTATTAGCATTGCAAATTCTGGGGATCACAGATAAGCATATCCAACAACAAATCATCGAATATCGACAGGCGATGCATGATCAAGCAAAAGAAAGTGGGCAGTATCTTGAATAAATTTATTCCACAAGGTTCAACTATTGGCATTATTGGTGGTGGCCAATTGGGACAGATGATGGCATTGGATGCCAAACAGACGGGAATGAAGGTTGTTATTTTAGATCCGACACCTCATTGTCCAGCTGGGCAGGTGGCTGATGAACAAATCGTTGCTCCTTATGACGATACTAAAGCGATTGAAAAGTTGGCTGATAAAGCGGATGTATTAACCTACGAATTTGAAAATGTTGATTTAAACGCTTTGGAAGATGTGCAGGATCGCGTTTATCTTCCCCAGGGAACTAATTTGCTTTACACGACCAAAAATCGTTTACGGGAAAAGAATTTCTTACGTCAGGCAGGGGTAAAAACAGCACCTTTCATGGCAGTGCATACTTTGGCTGAATTAAAAGATGCGGTAAAGGAAATCGGTTACCCAGCAGTTTTGAAAACTAGTGAAGGGGGATATGACGGACACGGGCAAGAAGTGTTACGTAATAAGGACGATCTCGATAAGTGTGCGCCTATTTTAGCCACTGGCGACTGTATCTTAGAGGGCTGGGTTCCTTTTAACCGCGAATGTTCAGTAATGGTCGGACGTAATG
This region includes:
- the purE gene encoding 5-(carboxyamino)imidazole ribonucleotide mutase, producing the protein MSDISVVMGSKSDWPTVKETCDILDKFGVSYEKNVISAHRMPNEMFAFAQNAVDNGVKVIIACAGGAAHLPGMIAANTPLPVIGIPGQTKALGGMDSLLSIVQMPAGIPVATTAIGKAGAKNAALLALQILGITDKHIQQQIIEYRQAMHDQAKESGQYLE
- the budA gene encoding acetolactate decarboxylase gives rise to the protein MTTLYEHGTLAALMAENFDGTITVGDLLKHGSMGIGTFTGLDGEVVILNNEVYQAVSSGQVNHITDMDATMPFASVHFPAEQQDITLRNVNFAKLNNGFVKEHELANIFAFLQLSGEFEHVKIRIAPKQEKPYPTLLDVAQHQPEFTAENISGTIIGYYAPEIFGTITAAGWHLHFISDDRQFAGHLLAFDAPELTGSFEIFDNLEQHLPIHNKEFRASEVDMATLRDGITKSEGNAE
- the alsS gene encoding acetolactate synthase AlsS — protein: MEKKLHGADIVIDSLRKHGVNLVFGIPGAKIDRLFEGLDGQDSEDAPKLIVTRHEQNAAFMAQAYGRLTGKTGVAITTSGPGVGNLATGIMTANAEGDPMLAIGGQVQRKDLHRATHQSTPSTEIMAPITQYSAEIQDPNNISEIMANAFEASQDARKGATFVSLPQDIDDAEVTEKPLPIYETPKMGPADPNDLQKLVELIKNSKMPVILVGQRGADEEITTALRKLLSDYSLPVVETYQAAGVVSRDLEQQSYFGRIGLFRNQAGDQLLQQSDLVIAVGYDPIEYEPRNWNKEGNLQIVNLDTLPAQIDNHYTPIMQLVGNITTSLTELDKLLKGYEYPVAAAEQLAKYKQELDQDKRIQVPASNDASHPLAVVHAIQENVTDDMHVALDVGSHYIWMARHFRCYQPRHLLISNGMQTLGVGLPWAMVAAMLYPEHKSVAVCGDGGFLFSGAELATAVQHHLNVVTIVWNDGGYYDMVKFQEEMKYSQAAGVKFGNVDIVKYAESFGATGLRVNKPADLTKVLSQAFNIDGPVVVDVPVDYSNNKELAANLIDSQLG
- the purK gene encoding 5-(carboxyamino)imidazole ribonucleotide synthase gives rise to the protein MIKQKKVGSILNKFIPQGSTIGIIGGGQLGQMMALDAKQTGMKVVILDPTPHCPAGQVADEQIVAPYDDTKAIEKLADKADVLTYEFENVDLNALEDVQDRVYLPQGTNLLYTTKNRLREKNFLRQAGVKTAPFMAVHTLAELKDAVKEIGYPAVLKTSEGGYDGHGQEVLRNKDDLDKCAPILATGDCILEGWVPFNRECSVMVGRNEDGEITAFPVSENIHHDEILHLSIVPARISPKLQKRAQKIAVKIAQAINLRGILGVEMFVTDDKEVYINELAPRPHNSGHYSIEACNFSQFAIHNRAICNWPLPQVELLKPVIMVNALGQHVNGVRQQIQKKANWHFHDYGKAEVRHNRKMGHVTILTDDIEATLAEIDNTGIWGA